The following are encoded together in the Pedobacter sp. D749 genome:
- a CDS encoding ORF6N domain-containing protein: MQIIKSIQNRIYEIRGERVMLDFDLASLYEVETRVLNQAVKRNIKRFPEDFMFQLTSAEFGEIRLQIDASNQGTSSQIVMTGSPNLKSQIVTSSWGGTRKLPYAFTEQGIAMLSGVVNSDKAINMNIAIMRAFVDVRKILLKQSNLNEQLTEIKERIGEHDVQLNELYDAMENLIDEKIAQLKWNDRQRIGFKIKE, translated from the coding sequence ATGCAAATAATTAAAAGTATTCAGAATAGGATTTATGAGATCCGGGGAGAAAGAGTAATGCTCGATTTTGATTTGGCATCACTTTACGAAGTCGAAACTAGAGTATTAAACCAAGCAGTAAAACGAAATATAAAGCGTTTTCCTGAAGATTTTATGTTTCAGTTAACTTCTGCTGAGTTTGGGGAGATAAGACTTCAGATTGACGCAAGTAATCAAGGTACATCATCACAAATTGTGATGACAGGCAGCCCCAACTTGAAGTCACAAATTGTGACTTCAAGTTGGGGAGGTACCCGAAAATTGCCTTATGCCTTTACAGAGCAAGGTATCGCCATGTTAAGTGGTGTTGTAAACAGCGATAAAGCCATAAACATGAACATTGCCATTATGAGAGCCTTTGTTGATGTTCGGAAAATTTTACTGAAACAAAGTAACCTTAATGAACAGCTAACAGAAATTAAAGAACGGATTGGTGAACATGATGTTCAGCTCAACGAGCTTTATGATGCAATGGAAAATTTAATAGACGAGAAAATTGCTCAATTAAAATGGAACGACAGACAAAGAATTGGGTTTAAAATTAAAGAATAG
- the ilvB gene encoding biosynthetic-type acetolactate synthase large subunit: METAQDTIQQTEAKAETSKTLFKGTGSQVLLNGLIEEGVTTIFGYPGGAIMPIYDALYDYADKLEHILVRHEQGGIHAAQGFARASGKVGVCFATSGPGATNLVTGLADAQIDSTPLVCITGQVFAHLLGTDAFQETDVINITTPVTKWNYQVTDAKEIQEVLAKAFYIAKSGRPGPVLIDITKNAQLQLEEFPEYVKCNHIRSYRPKPKVRVEYIEQAAELINSAKKPFILFGQGVILGKAEEEFKAFINKSGIPAAWTIMGEGAIPTSHPLNVGMLGMHGNYGPNVLTNECDVLIAIGMRFDDRVTGRLDKYAKQAKVVHLDIDPAEIDKNVKAEVGVWGDCKETLPLLTNLVNENKHEDWLAKFRDYNQQEIDQVITPELYPTSDEMTMGEVLRNINEICGGDAVIVTDVGQHQMVACRYAKFNNTRSNITSGGLGTMGFGLPAAIGAKYGAPDKTVIAIIGDGGFQMTPQELGTIMQFGAAIKILILNNRFLGMVRQWQQLFHDKRYSFVNITSPDFVALAKSYYIEASKVDERTNLRQALETMINHDGSYLLEVMVGRENNVFPMVPQGMSVSEIRLK, from the coding sequence ATGGAAACTGCACAAGATACAATACAACAAACCGAGGCAAAAGCAGAAACCTCAAAAACCTTATTCAAAGGAACAGGCTCGCAAGTTTTGTTGAATGGATTAATTGAAGAAGGTGTTACCACCATTTTCGGTTATCCTGGAGGAGCTATCATGCCTATTTATGATGCTCTTTATGATTATGCCGATAAATTAGAACATATCTTAGTCCGCCATGAGCAAGGCGGTATCCATGCAGCTCAGGGTTTTGCCAGAGCAAGTGGCAAGGTTGGGGTTTGTTTCGCAACCAGCGGACCGGGCGCAACCAACCTGGTTACTGGTTTAGCAGATGCGCAAATAGACAGTACCCCATTGGTTTGTATTACCGGGCAGGTTTTCGCTCATCTATTGGGAACGGATGCTTTCCAGGAAACGGATGTGATCAATATTACCACTCCGGTTACCAAATGGAACTATCAGGTTACCGATGCAAAAGAAATTCAGGAAGTGTTAGCCAAAGCTTTTTACATTGCTAAAAGTGGCAGACCTGGTCCTGTTTTAATCGACATTACCAAAAATGCGCAGTTACAATTGGAAGAATTTCCTGAATATGTAAAATGCAATCACATCCGCAGTTACCGCCCGAAACCAAAAGTTAGGGTTGAATATATCGAACAAGCAGCCGAATTAATTAACTCCGCAAAAAAACCTTTCATCCTTTTTGGACAAGGTGTTATTTTGGGTAAAGCTGAAGAAGAATTCAAAGCTTTTATCAATAAATCAGGAATTCCTGCTGCATGGACCATTATGGGCGAAGGTGCTATCCCAACTTCACACCCCCTAAACGTAGGTATGTTGGGCATGCACGGCAATTACGGACCAAACGTGTTAACGAACGAATGTGATGTGCTAATTGCAATTGGTATGCGTTTCGACGACCGCGTAACTGGCCGTTTAGATAAATATGCCAAACAAGCCAAAGTAGTCCATTTGGATATCGACCCTGCTGAAATCGATAAAAATGTTAAAGCTGAAGTTGGTGTTTGGGGGGATTGTAAAGAAACTTTGCCACTATTAACCAATCTGGTTAACGAAAATAAACACGAAGATTGGTTGGCGAAGTTTAGAGATTATAATCAACAGGAAATAGACCAAGTCATTACTCCAGAGCTTTATCCAACAAGTGATGAAATGACCATGGGCGAAGTATTGCGCAACATAAACGAAATTTGCGGTGGCGATGCTGTTATCGTTACCGATGTTGGTCAGCACCAAATGGTAGCTTGTCGCTATGCTAAATTCAACAATACACGCAGCAACATTACTTCTGGTGGCTTAGGAACAATGGGTTTTGGTTTACCGGCAGCAATTGGCGCTAAATATGGGGCTCCTGACAAAACTGTTATTGCCATTATTGGTGATGGTGGTTTCCAGATGACACCTCAGGAACTTGGTACCATTATGCAGTTTGGTGCAGCCATAAAAATTCTGATTCTGAACAACCGCTTTTTGGGTATGGTTCGCCAATGGCAACAATTATTTCATGATAAACGTTATTCTTTTGTTAATATCACCAGCCCTGACTTTGTTGCTTTAGCAAAATCGTATTATATCGAAGCAAGCAAAGTTGATGAACGTACAAACTTAAGACAGGCATTAGAAACCATGATCAACCATGATGGCTCTTACCTATTAGAAGTAATGGTTGGTAGAGAAAACAACGTTTTCCCTATGGTTCCTCAAGGAATGAGTGTAAGCGAAATCAGATTGAAATAA
- the ilvN gene encoding acetolactate synthase small subunit, which yields MSTENTIEHKIDKADLDGKQEYTITVYAENRIGLLNRIAIIFSKRKINIESLNSSASEIEGIHRFNIVIQEGYEVVRKLARQIEKQIEVLKVYFNTNDEIIWQELALYKVSTDEIAEKVTVERLLRQYGASAVVIRKDYTVFAVTGHREETDALVKALEPYELIEFVRSARVAIIKDSAGFHEKLKEFEAFEPGEELVENEFLEKGEKIFTM from the coding sequence ATGAGTACTGAAAATACAATAGAGCACAAAATAGATAAGGCCGATTTAGACGGAAAACAGGAATATACCATTACGGTTTATGCTGAAAACCGCATTGGTTTATTAAACAGGATTGCGATTATTTTCTCGAAAAGAAAAATCAATATCGAAAGTTTAAATAGTTCTGCATCGGAAATTGAAGGAATACACCGTTTCAATATCGTTATCCAGGAAGGTTACGAAGTAGTGAGAAAGCTGGCCCGCCAAATAGAAAAGCAGATCGAGGTATTAAAAGTTTACTTTAATACCAACGACGAAATTATCTGGCAAGAACTGGCACTTTACAAGGTTTCGACAGATGAAATTGCAGAAAAAGTAACTGTAGAGCGTTTATTACGTCAATACGGGGCAAGTGCAGTAGTAATCCGTAAAGATTATACTGTTTTTGCAGTAACAGGCCACCGTGAAGAAACTGATGCTTTGGTAAAAGCCTTGGAACCTTACGAATTAATTGAATTTGTGAGATCTGCAAGAGTGGCCATTATTAAAGATAGCGCCGGTTTCCACGAAAAACTTAAAGAATTTGAAGCTTTCGAACCAGGGGAAGAGTTGGTAGAAAATGAATTTTTAGAAAAAGGAGAAAAGATTTTCACGATGTAG
- a CDS encoding glyoxalase superfamily protein, with the protein MKCNKTIPILRIFDYDKAIEFYVNWLGFKIDWEYPLEKNSPVYIQVSLNGLELHLSEHHGDSAPGAHVYVDCVGLKEFHKEITAKNYKYNRPGLEETFHGTWAVTVNDPFFNQITFNEERNEAENTKIKEKI; encoded by the coding sequence ATGAAATGCAATAAAACCATACCGATTTTAAGAATATTCGATTACGATAAAGCAATCGAGTTTTATGTAAACTGGCTTGGATTTAAAATAGACTGGGAATACCCCTTGGAAAAGAATTCCCCGGTTTATATCCAGGTTTCATTGAACGGTCTTGAACTTCATTTAAGCGAACACCATGGAGATAGTGCCCCTGGTGCGCACGTTTATGTTGACTGTGTAGGTTTAAAGGAATTCCATAAAGAAATAACAGCAAAGAATTACAAATATAATAGACCAGGCTTAGAGGAAACTTTTCATGGAACCTGGGCAGTAACCGTAAACGACCCGTTCTTTAACCAGATTACTTTTAACGAAGAGCGAAACGAAGCTGAAAATACAAAGATTAAAGAAAAAATATGA
- a CDS encoding DinB family protein encodes MNEVFDFIINSRKAFIKLIDALTIEELNKIPDGYNNNIIWNFGHIVVSTQTLCYVRTGVLQDAASVKFNEYYKKDTKPAYTVTEEEVAELKAIALESIEKIKEDYANGKFSSIAPFTTATYGVQLNSIEEVLITTIGHDNVHCGYASALKKYM; translated from the coding sequence ATGAACGAAGTATTTGATTTCATAATAAACTCACGTAAGGCATTTATTAAGTTAATAGATGCCTTAACAATCGAAGAATTGAATAAAATTCCCGATGGTTATAACAATAACATCATCTGGAACTTTGGCCATATTGTAGTGAGTACGCAAACGCTTTGTTATGTTCGTACAGGTGTATTACAAGATGCTGCTTCGGTAAAATTTAACGAGTATTATAAAAAAGATACGAAGCCAGCTTACACCGTAACAGAAGAAGAAGTAGCAGAATTGAAAGCCATCGCACTGGAGAGCATTGAAAAAATAAAAGAAGATTATGCAAATGGAAAATTTTCAAGCATCGCTCCTTTTACAACTGCAACTTATGGCGTGCAATTGAACAGCATAGAAGAGGTATTGATTACAACCATTGGTCATGATAACGTGCATTGCGGTTACGCATCGGCGCTGAAAAAGTATATGTAA
- the ilvC gene encoding ketol-acid reductoisomerase → MANYFNTLPLREKLNQLGVCDFMDSSEFLDGVSALKGKKLVIVGCGAQGLNQGLNLRDSGLDVSYTLRKEAIEGKRDSWKNATENNFTVGTYEELIPNADVVINLTPDKQHTAVVNAIMPLMKEGATLLYSHGFNIVEEGMQIRKDLTVIMVAPKCPGSEVRAEYVRGFGVPTLIAVHPENDPQGKGLAQAKAYCAGTGGHRAGVLKSSFVAEVKSDLMGEQTILCGLLQTGSILSFDKMVEKGIDAGYASKLVQYGVEVITEALKQGGITAMMDRLSNVAKIKAFEISEELKDIMRPLFQKHQDDIMSGEFSRTMMEDWANGDKNLLKWRAETGETAFEKTPAGDVKIGEQEYFDNYTLMVAFVRAGVELAFETMVQAGIKPESAYYESLHETPLIANTIARKKLFEMNRVISDTAEYGCYLFDQACKPLLGDFMKKVDTDLVGKNFNEGKDGAVDNRKLIDVNEAIRSHEVEQIGATLRKAMTAMKAIKTA, encoded by the coding sequence ATGGCAAATTATTTTAACACATTACCTCTTAGAGAAAAATTAAACCAATTAGGTGTTTGCGATTTCATGGACAGTTCTGAATTTTTAGATGGAGTTAGCGCATTAAAAGGAAAAAAACTGGTAATTGTTGGTTGTGGCGCACAAGGCTTAAACCAAGGTTTAAATTTAAGAGATAGTGGTTTAGATGTAAGCTACACTTTACGTAAGGAAGCAATTGAAGGCAAACGCGATTCGTGGAAAAATGCAACTGAAAATAATTTCACCGTTGGCACTTATGAAGAACTGATTCCAAATGCAGATGTCGTAATTAACCTTACTCCAGATAAACAACACACTGCTGTTGTAAATGCAATTATGCCTTTAATGAAAGAAGGTGCCACTTTGTTATATTCCCACGGTTTCAATATCGTTGAAGAAGGTATGCAGATCCGTAAAGATTTAACCGTAATTATGGTTGCACCTAAATGCCCGGGTAGTGAGGTTAGAGCGGAATATGTTCGTGGTTTTGGTGTTCCTACTTTAATTGCTGTTCACCCTGAAAACGACCCTCAAGGTAAAGGATTAGCACAGGCAAAAGCCTATTGCGCAGGTACAGGCGGTCACAGAGCTGGTGTATTAAAATCATCTTTCGTAGCTGAGGTAAAATCAGATTTAATGGGAGAGCAAACCATCCTTTGTGGTTTATTGCAAACAGGCTCTATCTTATCATTTGATAAAATGGTTGAAAAAGGAATCGATGCAGGTTATGCCTCTAAATTGGTTCAATACGGTGTTGAGGTAATTACTGAAGCTTTAAAGCAAGGTGGTATTACTGCCATGATGGACAGATTAAGTAACGTTGCTAAAATCAAAGCTTTCGAAATTTCGGAAGAATTGAAAGACATTATGCGCCCTTTGTTCCAAAAACACCAGGATGATATTATGAGTGGCGAATTTAGCCGTACCATGATGGAAGATTGGGCAAATGGTGATAAAAACTTGTTAAAATGGAGAGCTGAAACAGGCGAAACTGCTTTTGAAAAAACACCTGCTGGTGATGTTAAAATCGGTGAGCAGGAATATTTTGATAACTATACTTTAATGGTTGCTTTTGTTCGCGCTGGAGTTGAATTGGCTTTCGAAACCATGGTACAAGCTGGTATCAAACCAGAATCTGCTTACTACGAATCGTTACACGAAACACCACTTATCGCAAATACTATTGCTCGTAAGAAATTGTTCGAAATGAATCGCGTAATTTCTGATACTGCCGAATACGGTTGTTATCTGTTCGATCAGGCTTGTAAACCACTTTTAGGTGATTTCATGAAAAAAGTAGATACCGATTTAGTTGGTAAAAACTTTAACGAAGGTAAAGATGGTGCGGTTGACAACAGAAAATTAATTGATGTTAACGAAGCTATCCGTTCACACGAAGTAGAACAGATTGGTGCAACGTTGCGTAAAGCAATGACTGCAATGAAGGCGATTAAAACAGCATAG
- the leuC gene encoding 3-isopropylmalate dehydratase large subunit, whose product MSKTLVEKIWDAHVVKSEEGFPDILYIDTHLIHEVTSPQAFDGLRKRGLPVFRPKQTVATADHNVPTLNQLLPIKEELSRYQVDMLTKNCAEFGVELYGLGHPFQGIVHVIGPELGITLPGKTMVCGDSHTSTHGAFGAIAFGIGTSQVEQVFATQCLLLSKPKTMKIEVNGELGQGVGAKDIILYIIAKISAAGGTGYFIEYAGSAIEALSMEARMTICNMSIEMGARGGLIAPDQTTFDYIKGREFAPAGEEWDKALAYWKTLYSDADAKFDSVLTFDAADIAPMITYGTNPGMGMGIQEHIPATGAQPEKEKLSYQKALDYMGFDDDSSLIGKPVDYVFIGSCTNSRIEDLREVADFVKDKRKADNVTVWIVPGSKQVEQQAKNEGLDKIFEAAGFQLREPGCSACLGMNEDKIPAGKYCVSTSNRNFEGRQGQNARTLLASPLTAAAAAVTGKITDVRDFLEKA is encoded by the coding sequence ATGTCAAAAACATTAGTAGAAAAAATTTGGGATGCTCACGTTGTAAAAAGTGAAGAAGGATTTCCTGATATTTTATACATTGATACACACTTAATACACGAGGTGACCTCTCCGCAGGCATTTGATGGCTTGCGCAAAAGAGGTTTACCTGTTTTTCGTCCAAAGCAGACTGTAGCAACTGCCGATCATAATGTACCTACCTTAAATCAGTTATTACCAATCAAAGAAGAGCTTTCGCGCTATCAGGTTGATATGCTGACTAAAAACTGTGCAGAATTTGGTGTAGAACTTTATGGATTAGGCCATCCTTTTCAGGGTATTGTACACGTTATCGGCCCGGAGTTAGGCATTACCTTACCAGGTAAAACGATGGTTTGCGGCGATAGCCATACCTCTACGCATGGTGCTTTTGGTGCCATTGCATTTGGTATTGGTACTTCGCAGGTAGAGCAGGTTTTTGCAACGCAATGTTTATTGCTGTCGAAACCTAAAACCATGAAAATTGAGGTAAACGGCGAACTTGGACAAGGTGTTGGTGCAAAAGACATTATCTTATACATTATTGCCAAAATCTCTGCAGCGGGCGGTACAGGTTATTTTATTGAATATGCTGGGTCGGCAATTGAGGCTTTAAGTATGGAAGCCCGTATGACCATCTGTAATATGAGTATCGAAATGGGTGCACGTGGTGGATTAATTGCACCAGACCAAACCACTTTCGATTACATTAAAGGAAGAGAGTTTGCTCCTGCCGGCGAAGAATGGGATAAAGCTTTAGCTTATTGGAAAACATTATATAGCGATGCTGATGCCAAATTCGATAGCGTGTTAACTTTCGATGCTGCAGATATTGCCCCAATGATTACCTATGGTACTAACCCTGGAATGGGAATGGGCATTCAGGAACATATTCCGGCAACTGGCGCACAACCAGAAAAAGAAAAACTTTCGTACCAGAAAGCGTTAGATTATATGGGCTTTGACGATGATTCATCATTGATCGGGAAACCGGTTGATTATGTGTTTATCGGAAGTTGTACCAACTCCCGCATTGAAGATTTGCGCGAAGTTGCCGATTTTGTTAAAGATAAACGCAAAGCCGATAATGTTACCGTTTGGATTGTTCCAGGATCGAAGCAGGTAGAACAGCAGGCCAAAAACGAAGGTTTGGATAAAATTTTCGAAGCCGCTGGTTTCCAGTTACGTGAACCAGGTTGCAGTGCGTGTTTAGGAATGAACGAAGATAAAATCCCGGCAGGCAAATATTGTGTATCTACATCAAACAGAAACTTTGAAGGTAGACAAGGACAAAATGCTCGCACCTTATTGGCTAGCCCGCTTACCGCAGCAGCAGCAGCAGTAACCGGAAAAATTACTGATGTGAGGGATTTTTTGGAGAAAGCTTAA
- a CDS encoding antibiotic biosynthesis monooxygenase, translated as MNNNTTSTQSKAPLRGLGVLEVAMLNVKAGLSADFEKAFSEAQKIISSMEGYISHQLQKCVEVENKYILLVNWKTMEAHTEGFRGSAEYQDWKKLLHHFYDPFPTVEHFEMVEGCKA; from the coding sequence ATGAATAATAATACTACCAGCACTCAATCAAAAGCCCCTTTAAGGGGGTTGGGGGTTCTAGAAGTTGCCATGTTAAATGTAAAAGCCGGATTATCGGCTGATTTTGAAAAAGCTTTTAGCGAAGCACAAAAAATCATTTCTTCGATGGAAGGTTACATTTCGCATCAGCTTCAAAAATGTGTAGAAGTAGAAAATAAATATATCCTGCTGGTAAACTGGAAAACAATGGAGGCACATACCGAAGGTTTCAGAGGATCGGCAGAATACCAGGATTGGAAAAAGTTATTACATCACTTTTATGATCCTTTTCCAACAGTTGAACACTTTGAGATGGTAGAGGGTTGTAAGGCTTAA
- the leuD gene encoding 3-isopropylmalate dehydratase small subunit encodes MKKFTKLTSAVVPLNIENIDTDQIIPARFLKATTREGFGENLFRDWRYENDNQPKADFVMNNPTYSGQVLVAGKNFGCGSSREHAAWAIQDAGFDAVISSFFADIFKGNALNNGLLPIQVSDEFLAQIFKAVDNNPKSALEVDLENQTVTIIETGAQESFEINPYKKSCLINGYDDIDFILNQKQLIKEFEQAR; translated from the coding sequence ATGAAAAAATTCACAAAATTAACATCGGCAGTAGTGCCTTTAAATATAGAGAACATAGATACCGACCAGATTATTCCTGCAAGGTTTCTAAAAGCGACAACCCGCGAAGGTTTCGGCGAGAACTTGTTTCGTGATTGGCGTTATGAAAACGATAACCAGCCGAAAGCTGATTTCGTGATGAATAACCCAACTTACAGTGGTCAGGTATTAGTTGCCGGAAAAAACTTTGGTTGTGGCAGCAGTCGTGAGCATGCCGCCTGGGCCATTCAGGATGCAGGTTTTGATGCGGTAATCAGCAGTTTCTTTGCAGATATCTTTAAAGGCAATGCATTGAACAACGGTTTACTACCCATTCAGGTAAGTGACGAGTTCTTGGCACAGATATTCAAAGCGGTTGACAACAATCCTAAATCAGCCTTGGAAGTTGATTTAGAGAACCAAACGGTAACGATTATAGAAACTGGCGCTCAGGAATCATTTGAGATCAACCCTTACAAAAAATCATGCCTGATAAACGGTTATGATGATATCGATTTCATTTTAAACCAGAAACAATTAATTAAAGAATTCGAGCAAGCGAGATAA
- a CDS encoding ATP-binding cassette domain-containing protein, which translates to MFKPFVHIQDLNLSYHNKVVLKDLYWEMNVCESYVIGGKSGTGKTSLAKAIAGLVPTQGSIEIDFDPLSDLPKEVLYVESWYQFKNLEGVANFYYQQRYTSQQAKETLTVHAELVGYGKEKGLHFDQVEPILEALGFATFASSQLIELSSGEHKKLQLVKALWLKPQLLIIDQPYTGLDAASRSNLNILLDRVAEEGVQLILICNDTELPGCIDSFAEIRDGQLVKVDALESSATEIHLREIPDFLKESPVYNSDDIVKMVNVNISYGEKQVLKNINWEVKAGEKWLLQGHNGSGKSTLLSLVNGDHPQSYANELYLFGNRRGSGESIWDIKQHIGLISPEFHWYFDPTATVWQSIASGFYDTVGLFQQLPYTKSTQVDELVAYFGLTENKNELLTALPLGKQRLVLLARTIIKNPELLILDEPCQGLDQQQTKHFNQLVDELCSNGMTLIYVGHFESQLPTCIEKRILLEKGEVKVVESLNTEILS; encoded by the coding sequence ATGTTTAAACCATTCGTTCACATACAGGACTTAAATTTAAGTTACCATAACAAAGTGGTGCTAAAGGATTTGTATTGGGAAATGAATGTTTGCGAAAGTTATGTAATTGGTGGTAAAAGCGGAACAGGAAAAACATCATTGGCAAAAGCAATTGCAGGCTTAGTTCCAACTCAAGGAAGTATCGAAATTGATTTTGATCCGCTGAGTGACCTTCCAAAAGAAGTACTTTACGTAGAAAGCTGGTATCAGTTTAAAAATTTAGAAGGTGTTGCCAATTTTTATTACCAGCAACGTTATACCAGTCAGCAGGCTAAAGAAACCTTAACCGTTCATGCCGAACTGGTTGGTTATGGTAAAGAAAAAGGACTTCATTTTGATCAGGTTGAACCGATTTTAGAAGCTTTGGGCTTTGCAACATTTGCCAGTTCACAACTGATCGAATTATCCAGCGGCGAACATAAAAAATTGCAATTGGTTAAAGCCTTATGGTTAAAACCACAGTTATTGATTATCGACCAGCCGTACACAGGCTTGGATGCTGCTTCACGCAGTAACCTGAACATTTTATTAGATCGGGTTGCCGAAGAAGGTGTTCAATTGATCTTGATCTGTAATGACACTGAGCTACCAGGCTGTATTGATTCTTTCGCCGAAATAAGAGATGGCCAATTAGTTAAAGTAGATGCTTTAGAAAGTTCAGCTACCGAAATCCATTTAAGAGAAATTCCGGATTTCTTAAAAGAATCTCCTGTTTACAATTCTGATGATATTGTAAAAATGGTTAATGTAAACATTAGCTATGGTGAAAAACAGGTTTTAAAAAATATCAACTGGGAAGTTAAGGCCGGAGAAAAATGGCTTTTACAAGGACATAACGGTTCAGGAAAATCGACATTACTGAGTTTAGTGAATGGTGATCATCCACAATCTTATGCCAACGAGCTCTATTTATTTGGCAACAGGCGTGGAAGTGGCGAAAGTATTTGGGATATTAAACAACATATTGGTTTAATCTCGCCCGAATTTCACTGGTATTTCGACCCTACCGCTACCGTTTGGCAAAGTATCGCCTCTGGTTTTTATGATACCGTAGGTTTGTTCCAACAATTGCCCTATACCAAAAGCACACAGGTTGATGAACTGGTTGCATACTTTGGACTTACCGAAAATAAAAATGAATTATTAACCGCGCTTCCACTCGGTAAACAGCGGTTAGTGTTGTTAGCACGGACAATTATAAAAAATCCGGAATTATTAATTCTGGATGAACCTTGCCAGGGTTTAGACCAACAGCAAACGAAACATTTTAACCAATTGGTTGATGAATTATGCAGCAACGGGATGACCTTAATTTATGTTGGCCATTTTGAATCGCAGCTGCCAACCTGCATAGAAAAAAGAATATTGTTAGAAAAAGGCGAGGTAAAAGTCGTCGAAAGTTTAAACACAGAAATATTAAGCTGA
- the leuB gene encoding 3-isopropylmalate dehydrogenase, translating into MKKNILVIPGDGIGPEVTTWGKTALEKIAEIFGHEFTFDEALMGHAAIEVTGEPLPDETLEKARKSDAILFGAIGHAKYDNDPSLKVRPEQGLLKIRKELGLFANLRPILLFDELLQASSIKPEILRGTDILFFRELTGDVYFGEKTRSEDRNTASDLMIYHRYEVERIAHKAYQAAQQRDKRLCSVDKANVLESSRLWRETVQEIAKQYPDVETEHMFIDNAAMQLIKNPKKFDVVLTANLFGDILTDEASQIAGSMGMLASASVGESTGFFEPIHGSAHDIAGKDLANPLASILSAALMLEIGFGLKEEAKLLVDTIDQVLKEGFRTHDIADQNTNRFKVLGTAEMGKLVIKFLSQKLITS; encoded by the coding sequence ATGAAGAAGAACATTTTAGTAATACCTGGAGACGGTATCGGACCCGAAGTAACCACTTGGGGAAAAACAGCATTAGAAAAAATTGCTGAAATTTTTGGCCACGAATTTACGTTTGACGAAGCTTTAATGGGCCATGCGGCTATTGAAGTTACTGGCGAGCCTTTGCCGGATGAAACTTTAGAAAAAGCAAGAAAAAGCGATGCAATCCTTTTCGGAGCCATTGGTCACGCCAAATATGATAATGACCCAAGTTTAAAAGTTAGACCTGAACAAGGCCTTTTAAAAATCCGTAAAGAACTTGGTCTCTTTGCCAATCTCCGCCCAATATTACTATTTGATGAACTTCTTCAGGCATCGAGCATTAAACCAGAAATTTTAAGAGGAACAGATATTTTGTTCTTCCGCGAATTGACAGGAGATGTTTATTTCGGAGAAAAAACACGATCTGAAGATCGCAATACGGCTTCTGACCTTATGATTTATCACCGTTATGAAGTAGAACGGATTGCACATAAAGCTTACCAGGCTGCGCAACAACGCGACAAAAGATTGTGTTCGGTGGATAAAGCAAACGTTTTAGAAAGCTCACGCTTATGGCGCGAAACCGTTCAGGAAATTGCAAAACAATATCCTGATGTAGAAACTGAGCACATGTTTATCGACAATGCAGCCATGCAGTTAATCAAAAATCCTAAAAAATTCGACGTGGTTTTAACGGCTAATTTATTTGGGGATATTTTAACCGATGAAGCTTCGCAGATTGCGGGCTCAATGGGTATGCTGGCTTCGGCATCTGTTGGCGAAAGTACAGGTTTCTTTGAGCCGATCCACGGTTCGGCGCATGATATTGCAGGTAAAGATTTAGCTAATCCGTTGGCCTCTATCCTATCGGCAGCCTTAATGTTGGAAATTGGTTTCGGACTTAAGGAAGAAGCCAAATTATTGGTTGATACCATCGATCAGGTATTGAAAGAAGGTTTCAGAACCCATGATATTGCCGATCAAAACACAAACCGTTTCAAAGTTTTGGGCACAGCCGAAATGGGCAAATTGGTTATTAAATTCTTATCACAAAAATTAATCACTTCCTAA